A single Panthera uncia isolate 11264 chromosome E2 unlocalized genomic scaffold, Puncia_PCG_1.0 HiC_scaffold_19, whole genome shotgun sequence DNA region contains:
- the LOC125915292 gene encoding protein FAM187B-like produces MGDFTMASVVPCPPPQSQSTMLTTLWLLLSFAVPLPGFYVSFSCPNEKQCQRALLSDNDVFLPCNSSGSQWYFFLQDGTSWSHTLSSASNIEIIPDSGVLIRSPLPSQTGFYHCQDKDGLQVVQYEIDFQDVSTLHITHKGLGQKPLRNESLSLGGKGIVFTRWEPWQDCNRCGGLGERKRLGYCYIEEPLQEPMPCWLYLGGRKVWSSRMRPEMQVDACHVPCTALTSDYVPFDNFEITEESGSVWLTCPLGSVYRPILWEADNIPLTWQSQLSSQDLDTILEPSNGGKQLRVFQPAIYKCFVQQELMARFNPVPFLGTAETLREEEGGPHRGKGKTQEGKASSILKGLKLLLLLGMVLGLLGVLLKIFHPSQGKSSDQVLLVK; encoded by the exons ATGGGTGACTTCACAATGGCCAGCGTGGTGCCCTGCCCACCGCCACAGTCCCAGTCCACCATGCTAACCACCCTGTGGCTGCTGCTCAGCTTTGCTGTCCCCTTGCCAGGGTTCTATGTCTCCTTCAGCTGTCCCAACGAGAAACAATGCCAAAGAGCCCTCCTCTCGGACAATGACGTCTTCTTGCCCTGCAACTCTTCTGGGTCACAGTGGTACTTCTTCCTGCAAGACGGGACCAGCTGGTCCCACACACTCTCCAGTGCTTCCAACATAGAAATCATACCTGACAGCGGCGTTCTCATTCGGAGTCCGTTGCCCTCCCAGACGGGTTTCTACCACTGCCAGGACAAGGACGGCCTCCAAGTGGTACAGTATGAGATTGACTTCCAGGATGTCAGCACCCTGCACATAACACACAAGGGACTGGGTCAGAAGCCCCTGCGGAACGAGAGCCTGAGTCTGGGTGGCAAAGGGATCGTCTTCACCCGCTGGGAGCCCTGGCAGGACTGTAACCGCTGTGGGGGGCTGGGCGAGCGGAAACGCCTGGGGTACTGCTACATCGAGGAGCCCCTGCAGGAACCCATGCCCTGCTGGCTGTATCTGGGAGGTAGGAAGGTGTGGTCCAGCCGCATGCGGCCCGAGATGCAGGTGGACGCCTGCCACGTCCCGTGCACGGCACTGACGTCGGATTACGTCCCCTTTGACAACTTTGAGATCACTGAAGAGTCGGGATCCGTGTGGCTCACCTGCCCCCTGGGATCTGTCTACAG GCCCATCCTCTGGGAAGCCGACAACATCCCCCTGACCTGGCAGAGCCAGCTCTCCAGCCAGGACTTGGACACCATTCTGGAACCTTCCAACGGCGGCAAGCAACTGCGGGTCTTCCAGCCGGCCATTTACAAGTGCTTCGTGCAGCAGGAGCTCATGGCCCGGTTCAACCCCGTGCCCTTTCTAGGCACGGCGGAGACTCTCAGGGAAGAGGAAGGCGGGCCACACCGGGGGAAAGGGAAGACCCAGGAGGGGAAGGCCAGCTCCATCCTCAAGGGGCTcaagttgctgctgctgctgggcatGGTCCTGGGCCTGCTGGGGGTGCTGCTCAAGATCTTCCACCCTTCCCAGGGCAAAAGCAGTGACCAGGTGCTGCTGGTGAAATGA